The Winogradskyella schleiferi genome contains the following window.
TTAGATCTTACAAATGGTTCGCAAAGTACATTTGAGAATTTTACAGTGGGCACTAACCTTACGCTATTGACTAACGGAAATCTTACTGTTGATCCTAATGAAACCTTATCCATAGGTAACAATCTCTTAATTACCAATGGTAGTCTTGATTTAAATTCTAACTCTACAACGTATTCTAGCTTATTAGTTAGTGGTTCCTCTATTGGAGACGTCATATACAGAAGACATGTTAATACGTTCAGCGATTCTGGTAATGATACTGGTGAAAATGACTTAATTTCTCCACCCGTCACCAATGCAAATCAAACTTTTGAAGCGTTTAAAGACGCTAATCCTAATATTCCTACTGGCTTAATTGGCGGTGTTCCATCATTTTTGTTTGGCCCTTTTAACAATGAAACTAACGCATACGTTAACTATACAAGCGCTGATTATGAAACAGTGTTAACGCCAGGCATTGGTTATCGTTCTGCATCTACCGATACGTCAACATTTACGTTTATTGGAGATGTACAAACAGCAACGGTTTCAGTAGGCATAAATATTGGCACTGGAAGTATTTGGAATTTAGTGGGCAACCCATATACTACTTACATGAATAGTGGTGCTTTCTTAACTGCAAACGCTGCAGTTTTAGATGAAGATGCCATAGGTATTTATGGGTACGATGGGTCTGCAGAAAATGGATGGGACATTATTAACTTTAATAACATGAATGAAGCTGAGAACCTAACACCTGGCCAAGGCTTTTTGTTAGCCGCTGAAGGAACGTCTTTGGTTGAATTCACACCAGTGATGCAAAGAATAGCAGGTGGTGATGACTTTATTTCAGGAAGATCAACTGATGCTAATGCCTTTTTAAGATTGACATTGGAGAGTACAGATTCTAATTATCATACTGATTTTTATTTTAATGATAATTCTTCACGAATGCTGGATCCTGGTTACGATGCGGCACTTTTCAACGGCTATTTACCTGAATTTTATATGTTTTCTCATTTAGTTGAAAATAATACAGGAAGAGCCATGGCAATTCAATCGTTGGCTAGCAGTGACTTATCGGATGTTACGGTTCCTATAGGCGTAAATGCCAACCAAGGTGAACAGCTCACTTTTGGAATTGGCCAAACAACCTTGCCTAGTTCAGTAAAGGTATATTTGGACGATACCGTTGCTAATACTTCCACATTGTTAACTGCTGGTAATTATACACTTACAGCAAATACAAACCTTAGTGGCACTGGTCGCTTCTATCTCCGTTTTTCTGAAAGCACGCTTTCTACTTCCACTCCTGATTTAGATCAATTAAGTATCTATTGCTATAATGACCATGAGACTATTGTTATTGCAGGTCAGTTATCAGAAGCCACAACTGCAACATTATATGATATACAGGGACGAAAAGTGTTCTCAACACTATTGGAAAACACAAATAGTATTCAAACCATTGATGTAAGTAGCTTAAATGCTGGCGTATATGTGGTACAATTAATTAATGGCACACAAACAAAAACGCAAAAAGTAATTATAAAATAAGACTAAACTATATTTAAAAGCACCACATTCTTAATTGAATTGTGGTGCTTTTTGTTTTAAATAAAGTTATTAACACGAAAACGTTTTCGTTAAGTAAAGGCATATTGTAATTCCTCTTATTGAACTATTTTTAACAAAGTTAACCTATTAATAGTTAAAGATATGAAAAGAGATTACTTGAAGAACTCTAAAGATTCCTTTTTTATAATACTAACGTTAACAATAAGTCTTTTATTGAGTGGGCAGATTTATGGGCAACAAGATGTGTTTAGCCGAGATAATGTTACAACAGGTAATTTTGGTGATGGTCAGCTTCCATGGTACTACGCGACTTCAAACAATAATCAAGGTGATCCTGATAACGGGAACACAACAAGAAACTTTGTTAAAATAGGACATAATAATAACACTACAATGACTACTAATGGTCGTTTTTACATAATGGCAACATTAGATTTTCAAGCTAGTGCAACCGCTCCAAGAACTATCAACAACTCCGGTGGAGGTTTATCCGTTTCAGGCGGTATATATAATGCTTCATCAGCTATTCATACATTTAATACACCAATAGGTGTAGATGGTACATCCGTACAAGTTCACACTAATTCTTCAGGAGGTTTCATTTTTACGCAAGATATTTTTATTAACAACAATAATCTAGAGTTTGGAAACTTAGGCACTGGTGATATTACTGTTAGCGGAACAATGCAAGGCTCTGGAAATGTCCAAAAAGTTGGAACCAACACGCTTATTATTTCAGGTACACATTCTTATTCTGGAACAACTTCTATTGATGAAGGCATCGTAATACTTCAAGGAGACCTAGCCAATAGTGATGTTACCGTAAAGTCCGGAGCTTCGTTAGAAATTGATGGAAACAGTACCTTAAAATCTATTACCGTAGAAGCTGGTGGTAACTTAAAAGTGAATTCTGGTGTTACATTAACAGCAACCAATGGCGTAACATTGAACTCCACTTCTGCGTTATATTCAAGTTTAATTAATGATGGAACAATTGTGGGCACTTTAAACTATGAACGTTTTGTAAATCAAATTGGTTCAGGAGTGTCTTCTGGAAACGATCTGATATCTATTCCATTAACTCAATTTTTGCTAGATTTTCAGTCATTCTTATCTTTTGGAAATCCTGAAAATAGAACTGTACTAGCGGCAAATGGAGCTAATACGGTACATGCCTTTGCTCCATATGATAATACCAACCAGCAATTTGTTAATCTTCCAACTTACCTACCAACGGCTCCACCAGATCCATCGGCAGAATTATTAGTATCAGGTAAAGGATATAGAGCTGCATCAATATCTGGTGCGACTATCACCTTTACAGGAGAGGCGTTGTCTACAGACGTGTCTATAGACATTACAACGCCTAATGTATTAGCAAGCCAATGGAACCTTATTGGAAATCCGTATCCGAGTTATTTAGATGCAGCGAAATTTCTTGCGGCGAATAGCGGTCCTATGGAAGATAGTGCTGAGGCCATTTACGCTTATAATAGCGCCACTTATACTGGTAGTGCTGCAACAACAGGTAATTATACCATAATCAATACTGCAACAATCGCTGCATTTCTTGGAGAGAACTTTAACATTGCACCTGGTCAGGGCTTTTTTGTACCAGCAAATGTAACTCCCGCTAACTTTTCTGGAACGATTAACTTTACTACAGGTCCAACAGCTGCAGATGATATGAGAACAACTAGCGGTTCTGATGATTATATTGCAGGTCGTAACAATGACTTAACTTATGTCCTTAAATTAGCATTAAATACAAATGCTACGGCGAGTTTCTTCTTTAATGACAATGCTTCTAGAGGATTAGACACTGGATATGACGCTAAAGCATTTGGAAGTGATATACCTATTTTCTCTCATTTGTTAGAAGATAACACAGGTCAACCAATGGCACTACAAGCCTTAGCCATTAGTGATCTTTCTGATGTTAGTATCCCTTTGGGAGTAAACGCAAATCAAGGTGAACAACTCATCTTTGAAATTGGCGAAACCACCTTGCCTAATTCAGTTGCAGTTTATTTAGACGATACTGTTGCTAATACATCCACATTATTGAATACTGGCGAATATATAATTACACCAAATACAAACCTAAATGGCACTGGTCGCTTCTATCTGCGTTTTACTGAAAGTACGCTTTCAACTCTAAATCCTAGTTTAGATAATCTAAACATTTATAGCAATAAAAACGATAAGACAATAGTAATAGCTGGCCAGTTAACAGAAGCTACAACAGTAAAGTTACATGATATTCAAGGAAGACTAGTGAATACTACTTCTTTAGAAAACACAACTAGATTGCACACAATTGATGTAAGTAATTTAATTGCTGGAATGTATGTGGTACAATTAGTAAACGGATTACAAAATAAAACGCAGAAAGTAATTATTTATTAAAAAATATTATTCTAATACTCTGGTAGTAGTGCTAACATAACAGCACTATTATCAGGGTTTTTGATAAAATAAAACCAATATTATATAAATTACGTAAATATGTTAAATGTATGTTTCAATAATTTTGAAGTCTAAAATAATAGGTGTACATTTCGCTGTTAGCACTTTTGTAAAGTAAACGAAAATAATTTTTTATGTAAACCTTTTCGCATTTTACTTTATTAAATAAAATATTTTATTATTTTTGAACACAAATTTAGGGCAAAAGCCATGAAGAAAGATAACAACTCAGATAAAATCACTCGTAAAGAAGCCATTCAAAAAATGGGTAAGTACGCTGCATTGACTGCGGTAGGAACATTTGTGATTTTAAATCCACTTAAAGCACAATCGTCATCACCTCCAGATCCAGGAGGAGACCCGTTCGATTAATTTTCGATTTTTATTTTGAATAATAACTTAGCACCTGCGTATAAAAAATTGTTTGGTGAATATTGGGTATTGTGGTACGAAATATCTAATAGTTATAGTATTGTTGAACCTAAATTTATATTATTGTTAGAATCGTATTTAGAATCTAACTCTAAAGCGGATTTCTTAGATACCATTTCAAATCATATTAGCGTTTCAGAAAGCAACAGTATTTCAGAGACGCTTTTTAGTTACCTACAGTCCTGTAACGAGCCCTATAATCCAACCAATGTTCCTTCAACTATCTTAAATACACCTCAAAGAAACATCTCTGAGACCTATACTTTTGATGACAAATCAATTAAAATTAACTACGATTCTGAATTAGTTAAAAAAATTGTTCATCCAGCTTTAGCAAATTATTGTAAGGGCG
Protein-coding sequences here:
- a CDS encoding T9SS type A sorting domain-containing protein, encoding MKRDYLKNSKDSFFIILTLTISLLLSGQIYGQQDVFSRDNVTTGNFGDGQLPWYYATSNNNQGDPDNGNTTRNFVKIGHNNNTTMTTNGRFYIMATLDFQASATAPRTINNSGGGLSVSGGIYNASSAIHTFNTPIGVDGTSVQVHTNSSGGFIFTQDIFINNNNLEFGNLGTGDITVSGTMQGSGNVQKVGTNTLIISGTHSYSGTTSIDEGIVILQGDLANSDVTVKSGASLEIDGNSTLKSITVEAGGNLKVNSGVTLTATNGVTLNSTSALYSSLINDGTIVGTLNYERFVNQIGSGVSSGNDLISIPLTQFLLDFQSFLSFGNPENRTVLAANGANTVHAFAPYDNTNQQFVNLPTYLPTAPPDPSAELLVSGKGYRAASISGATITFTGEALSTDVSIDITTPNVLASQWNLIGNPYPSYLDAAKFLAANSGPMEDSAEAIYAYNSATYTGSAATTGNYTIINTATIAAFLGENFNIAPGQGFFVPANVTPANFSGTINFTTGPTAADDMRTTSGSDDYIAGRNNDLTYVLKLALNTNATASFFFNDNASRGLDTGYDAKAFGSDIPIFSHLLEDNTGQPMALQALAISDLSDVSIPLGVNANQGEQLIFEIGETTLPNSVAVYLDDTVANTSTLLNTGEYIITPNTNLNGTGRFYLRFTESTLSTLNPSLDNLNIYSNKNDKTIVIAGQLTEATTVKLHDIQGRLVNTTSLENTTRLHTIDVSNLIAGMYVVQLVNGLQNKTQKVIIY